A genomic region of Streptomyces sp. NBC_00247 contains the following coding sequences:
- a CDS encoding MerR family transcriptional regulator gives MTSPETRAEQTRAEQLSIGEVAERTGLSVHALRLYEREGLLIAPVRRNTGGRRRYTTADLEWLLICVRLRESGMPLAELKRFAGLVQDGPGNEADRLQLLNAHQKRVEARIRALEECHSVIARKVGIYSDHLARGAAGGLWDPRG, from the coding sequence ATGACGTCTCCCGAGACCCGCGCGGAGCAGACCCGCGCGGAGCAGCTGAGCATCGGCGAGGTGGCCGAGCGGACCGGTCTCAGCGTGCACGCACTGCGCCTGTACGAGCGCGAGGGCCTGCTGATCGCACCGGTCCGGCGGAACACGGGCGGCCGGCGCCGCTACACCACCGCGGACCTGGAATGGCTGCTGATCTGCGTGCGACTGCGGGAGTCGGGAATGCCCCTCGCCGAGCTCAAGCGGTTCGCCGGGCTCGTACAGGACGGGCCGGGCAACGAAGCGGACCGCCTCCAGCTCCTCAACGCCCATCAGAAGCGCGTCGAGGCCCGGATCCGGGCGCTGGAGGAGTGCCATTCCGTCATCGCCCGGAAGGTCGGCATCTACTCCGACCACCTCGCACGCGGCGCCGCCGGCGGACTCTGGGACCCGCGGGGCTGA
- a CDS encoding bifunctional uroporphyrinogen-III C-methyltransferase/uroporphyrinogen-III synthase — protein sequence MSPTGPAVSDFPLLSAQGHVTFLGAGPGDPGLLTLRAVEALASADVLVAEPEVLDVVRTHARAGVSTPELTVVDSASTAAGVPVLRDAANIVMEAAKGGRRVVRAVAGDPGLDGGAGAEMLACAAAGVPFEVVPGVANVVGVPAYAGVPLRDAQGTDVRFVDARTATDRCWSEVGASDSTAVVSTTLDSVAAAAGELVSAGRKPDTPLTVTVAGTTTRQRTWTATLGTIAQLFKQTKVLPSPDGHQPVIAVVGDRTSAAQRDQLAWFESKQLFGWKVLVPRTKEQAASLSDQLRSYGAVPHEVPTIAVEPPRTPQQMERAVKGLVTGRYEWIAFTSVNAVKAVREKFEEYGLDARAFAGIKVAAVGEQTAASLVDFGVKPDLVPSGEQSAAGLLEDWPPYDPVFDPIDRVFLPRADIATETLVAGLIDLGWEVDDVTAYRTVRASPPPADTREAIKGGGFDAVLFTSSSTVRNLVGIAGKPHNVTVIACIGPATAKTAEEHGLRVDVLAPEPSVHKLAEALAEFGARRRDAAKEAGDPVTRPSERRPGARRRRTTT from the coding sequence TTGAGCCCCACCGGCCCCGCCGTGTCCGACTTTCCGCTGCTGTCCGCACAGGGACACGTCACCTTCCTCGGCGCCGGTCCCGGCGATCCGGGTCTGCTGACGCTGCGCGCCGTCGAGGCGCTCGCGAGCGCGGACGTTCTTGTCGCAGAGCCCGAGGTGCTCGACGTCGTGCGCACGCATGCGCGGGCAGGCGTGAGCACCCCTGAGCTGACCGTCGTTGACTCCGCGTCAACAGCCGCCGGAGTGCCTGTACTCAGGGACGCGGCCAATATTGTCATGGAGGCCGCGAAGGGCGGCAGGCGGGTCGTCCGTGCTGTCGCCGGTGACCCGGGACTGGACGGTGGCGCGGGGGCGGAGATGCTCGCGTGCGCCGCCGCCGGGGTGCCCTTCGAGGTCGTCCCGGGTGTCGCGAACGTCGTCGGCGTGCCCGCGTACGCCGGTGTGCCGCTGCGCGACGCGCAGGGTACGGACGTGCGCTTCGTGGACGCCCGTACCGCGACCGACCGCTGCTGGAGCGAGGTCGGCGCGAGCGATTCGACCGCAGTCGTCTCGACCACCCTGGACTCCGTCGCGGCGGCGGCGGGCGAGCTGGTCTCGGCGGGCCGCAAGCCCGACACGCCGCTGACCGTCACGGTCGCCGGCACCACCACGCGTCAGCGGACGTGGACGGCGACGCTGGGCACCATCGCGCAGCTCTTCAAGCAGACGAAGGTGCTCCCGTCGCCGGACGGCCACCAGCCGGTCATAGCCGTGGTCGGGGACCGTACCTCCGCGGCCCAGCGCGACCAGCTCGCGTGGTTCGAGTCCAAGCAGCTCTTCGGCTGGAAGGTGCTCGTCCCGCGGACGAAGGAGCAGGCGGCCTCGCTCTCCGACCAGCTGCGCTCCTACGGCGCGGTGCCGCACGAGGTGCCGACGATCGCGGTCGAGCCGCCGCGTACGCCCCAGCAGATGGAGCGTGCGGTCAAGGGCCTGGTCACCGGCCGGTACGAGTGGATCGCGTTCACCTCGGTGAACGCGGTGAAGGCCGTACGGGAGAAGTTCGAGGAGTACGGGCTCGACGCCCGTGCCTTCGCCGGGATCAAGGTCGCGGCCGTGGGCGAGCAGACCGCCGCTTCGCTGGTCGATTTCGGTGTGAAGCCGGACCTGGTGCCCTCGGGCGAGCAGTCCGCCGCGGGTCTCCTGGAGGACTGGCCGCCGTACGACCCGGTCTTCGACCCGATCGACCGTGTCTTCCTGCCGCGCGCCGACATCGCCACCGAGACCCTGGTGGCGGGTCTGATCGACCTGGGCTGGGAGGTCGACGACGTGACCGCGTACCGCACGGTCCGCGCGTCGCCGCCGCCGGCGGACACCCGGGAGGCGATCAAGGGCGGCGGTTTCGACGCGGTGCTCTTCACCTCGTCCTCGACCGTCCGCAACCTGGTCGGCATCGCGGGCAAGCCGCACAACGTGACGGTCATCGCCTGCATCGGCCCGGCCACCGCGAAGACCGCCGAGGAGCACGGCCTGCGGGTCGACGTCCTCGCGCCGGAGCCCTCGGTGCACAAGCTGGCCGAGGCGCTGGCGGAGTTCGGCGCGCGGCGCCGGGACGCGGCCAAGGAGGCCGGCGACCCGGTGACCCGCCCGAGCGAGCGGCGTCCGGGCGCGCGGCGGAGGCGTACGACGACCTGA
- the hemB gene encoding porphobilinogen synthase gives MTAYGNFPGSRPRRLRTTPTMRRMVAETRLHPANLILPAFVREGIDAPVEISAMPGVRQHTLDTLRKAAADAVASGVSGIMLFGVPADEKKDARGTAGTDPDGILQQGLRAVRSEVGDDLVVMSDLCLDEYTDHGHCGVLTEDGRVDNDATLERYAEMAQVQADAGAHTVGPSGMMDGQIGVIRDALDQTGHEDVSILAYTAKYSSAFYGPFREAVGSSLRGDRKTYQQDPANIRESLRELALDLEEGADMVMVKPAGPYLDILAKVADSVNVPVAAYQISGEYAMIEAAAEKGWIDRDAAIMESLTGIRRAGAQMILTYWATEVAQRLGGRSV, from the coding sequence ATGACTGCGTACGGAAACTTCCCCGGCTCCCGCCCCCGGCGGCTGCGGACGACCCCGACGATGCGACGGATGGTCGCCGAGACCCGCCTCCACCCCGCGAACCTGATCCTGCCCGCGTTCGTCCGCGAGGGCATCGACGCGCCGGTGGAGATCTCGGCGATGCCGGGCGTGCGGCAGCACACCCTGGACACCCTGCGGAAGGCCGCTGCCGACGCGGTGGCGTCCGGGGTCTCCGGGATCATGCTCTTCGGAGTGCCGGCCGACGAGAAGAAGGACGCCCGGGGCACGGCGGGGACGGACCCGGACGGCATCCTCCAGCAGGGCCTGCGCGCGGTGCGCTCCGAGGTCGGCGACGACCTCGTCGTCATGTCGGACCTCTGTCTGGACGAGTACACCGACCACGGCCACTGCGGTGTGCTGACCGAGGACGGCCGCGTCGACAACGACGCGACCCTGGAGCGGTACGCGGAGATGGCCCAGGTCCAGGCCGACGCGGGCGCCCACACGGTCGGCCCCAGCGGCATGATGGACGGTCAGATCGGCGTGATCCGGGACGCGTTGGACCAGACCGGGCACGAGGACGTGTCGATCCTCGCGTACACCGCGAAGTACTCCTCGGCGTTCTACGGCCCCTTCCGGGAGGCCGTCGGCTCCTCGCTCCGGGGCGACCGCAAGACGTACCAGCAGGACCCGGCGAACATCCGCGAGTCCCTGCGCGAGCTGGCGCTCGACCTCGAAGAGGGCGCCGACATGGTGATGGTCAAGCCGGCGGGGCCGTACCTCGACATCCTCGCCAAGGTCGCCGACTCCGTGAACGTGCCGGTCGCGGCGTACCAGATCAGCGGCGAGTACGCGATGATCGAGGCCGCCGCCGAGAAGGGCTGGATCGACCGCGACGCGGCGATCATGGAGAGCCTGACGGGCATCCGGCGTGCGGGTGCGCAGATGATCCTGACCTACTGGGCGACCGAGGTCGCGCAGCGGCTGGGCGGGCGTTCGGTGTAG
- a CDS encoding SDR family NAD(P)-dependent oxidoreductase gives MTTQDQQPLGSPFSAASTAEDVMAGVDLSGKTAVVTGGYSGLGLETTRALAAAGARVIVPARRPGIAAAALDDVKGCEVFPMDLTDLDSVREAAARITASVTRLDLLMAVAGVMATPERRVGPGWEGQLAANHFGHFTLACELYPLLAAAGGARIVVNSSSGHALTGFRRHDPHFRTGYDKWLAYGQSKTANVLFAVHLDTLGRDDGVRTFALHPGKIITGLQRDMTLQEQIDRGWVDERRNVVGPDFKTPSQGAATGLWAATSPLLEGRGGLYLEDCDIAHARTPDSTDEDGVRDHAVDPEAAERLWELSMAATGATPVGR, from the coding sequence ATGACCACCCAAGACCAGCAGCCGCTCGGCTCGCCCTTCTCCGCCGCCAGTACCGCCGAGGACGTCATGGCCGGTGTCGATCTCTCCGGGAAGACCGCCGTCGTGACCGGGGGCTACTCCGGTCTCGGTCTGGAGACCACCCGGGCTCTCGCGGCCGCCGGGGCCCGGGTGATCGTTCCCGCACGGCGGCCCGGCATCGCCGCCGCCGCCCTCGACGACGTGAAGGGCTGCGAGGTCTTCCCCATGGACCTGACGGACCTCGACAGCGTGCGGGAGGCCGCCGCGCGCATCACCGCCTCCGTGACCCGGCTCGACCTCCTGATGGCGGTGGCCGGCGTCATGGCCACCCCCGAACGGCGCGTCGGGCCGGGCTGGGAAGGCCAGTTGGCCGCCAACCACTTCGGGCACTTCACTCTCGCCTGCGAGCTCTACCCGCTCCTCGCCGCCGCCGGTGGCGCGCGCATCGTCGTCAACAGTTCCAGCGGGCACGCCCTGACCGGCTTCCGTCGGCACGACCCGCACTTCCGTACCGGATACGACAAGTGGCTGGCCTACGGCCAGTCGAAGACCGCCAACGTGCTGTTCGCCGTACACCTCGACACCCTTGGACGTGACGACGGCGTCCGTACGTTCGCTCTCCACCCCGGAAAGATCATCACCGGGCTGCAGCGGGATATGACGCTCCAGGAGCAGATCGATCGAGGCTGGGTGGACGAGCGACGGAACGTCGTGGGGCCCGACTTCAAGACTCCCTCGCAGGGCGCCGCCACCGGTCTCTGGGCCGCCACGTCCCCACTCCTCGAAGGCCGGGGCGGGCTCTACCTCGAAGACTGTGACATCGCGCACGCCCGGACCCCGGACTCCACGGACGAAGACGGTGTCCGTGACCACGCCGTCGATCCCGAAGCGGCCGAACGGCTCTGGGAGTTGTCCATGGCGGCGACCGGCGCCACCCCGGTCGGCAGGTGA